The proteins below come from a single Chryseobacterium capnotolerans genomic window:
- a CDS encoding bestrophin family protein: MITTKYVNYKQVLNLSGVHLILISIWCTLIAVLFYFFNWHWMTIPWVPVALIGTAEAFLVGFKNNQAYDRLWEARKIWGGIVNSSRSFASMVQAFDTKNEEIGIFDLEDRRKKIINRHIAWLYTFREQLLVPTEWEHISSENNKFGNINLRRNRLIKAGFPDYGRAPIFLHKYLSEEEYELKNTYKNFATYLISQQAKDINELKNMNAITDFNQTQLQNSLNEFYGFQGQAERIKKFPSPRQFASTAFVFNILFITLLPLGLVNEFAKLGDWGIWTSIPFCIIIGWIYIIMELVGDYSENPFAGLMFDVPMLSICRTIEIDLLQMTGETELPDPIASKNGVLV; this comes from the coding sequence ATGATCACTACAAAATACGTCAATTATAAACAAGTTCTCAATCTGTCCGGTGTACATCTTATCTTAATCTCTATCTGGTGTACATTGATTGCTGTACTTTTTTACTTCTTCAACTGGCATTGGATGACTATCCCGTGGGTTCCGGTAGCACTTATAGGTACTGCAGAAGCCTTCTTAGTAGGTTTTAAAAACAACCAGGCTTACGACAGGCTTTGGGAAGCACGAAAAATATGGGGCGGCATTGTGAATTCCAGCCGATCATTTGCATCTATGGTACAGGCTTTTGATACCAAGAACGAAGAAATAGGTATTTTTGATCTTGAAGATCGCAGGAAAAAGATTATCAACCGTCATATCGCATGGTTATACACTTTCCGTGAGCAACTTTTAGTTCCTACAGAATGGGAGCATATCAGCAGTGAAAATAATAAATTCGGAAATATCAATCTTAGAAGAAACAGATTGATTAAAGCAGGTTTTCCTGATTATGGGAGAGCTCCTATTTTCTTGCATAAATACCTTTCAGAAGAAGAATATGAACTGAAAAACACTTATAAAAACTTTGCAACCTACCTGATCTCCCAACAGGCGAAAGATATCAATGAGTTAAAAAACATGAATGCCATTACAGATTTTAATCAGACACAGTTACAAAACAGTCTGAATGAATTCTATGGTTTTCAAGGACAGGCAGAAAGAATCAAAAAATTCCCTTCTCCAAGACAGTTTGCGAGTACGGCATTTGTTTTCAACATCCTTTTTATCACCTTACTTCCTCTTGGGCTCGTGAATGAATTTGCAAAATTGGGTGACTGGGGAATATGGACCTCTATTCCTTTCTGTATTATTATCGGATGGATTTATATTATCATGGAACTGGTGGGTGATTATTCTGAAAACCCTTTTGCCGGGTTAATGTTTGACGTTCCAATGCTCTCCATCTGTAGAACTATCGAAATTGACCTTCTTCAAATGACTGGAGAAACAGAATTACCAGATCCTATTGCTTCTAAAAACGGAGTGCTGGTTTAA
- a CDS encoding alpha-ketoacid dehydrogenase subunit alpha/beta → MENTLHEKVSQDILLKAYNHMMLAKAMADIYEENRNICKYVHSTSRGHEAIQLATAYQLKKEDWVSPYYRDESILLGIGFEPYQLMLQLLAKADDPFSGGRSYYSHPSSRDENKPKIIHQSSATGMQTIPTTGVAQGIKYIQDFELQQFENNPVVICSLGDNSVTEGEVSEALQFAALHQLPIIFLVQDNEWGISVTKEEARTCDAYDFVAGFTGLSRMRVDGTDFVESFEAMKKAVDFVRTERKPLVVCAKTVLIGHHTSGVRREFYRDEEDLTKHRAKDPGEILRKHLLETGVDEDLLKQITKKTRLEAEEAFEKAKNAEDPKPETVMQHVFAPTPITEETGTREPANGEKIVMVDAAIHAIQELMWKHPEALLYGQDVGERIGGVFRETVTLGKKFGSKRVFNTAIQEAYIIGSTTGMSAVGLKPIVEVQFADYIYPGINQLITEISKSSYLSGGKFPVSNIIRVPIGAYGGGGPYHSGSVESILANIKGIKIAYPSNAADFKGLLKAAYYDPNPVVMLEHKGLYWSKVPGTEDAKTIEPAEDYVLPFGKGKIIIEADREETEKGRTLLVVTYGMGVYWAKEAAKNFKGKVEVIDLRTLIPLDEELVFERVKAHGKCIVLTEEQLNNSFAEAFAHRISKNCFKYLDAPVETMGSLDVPAVPINLVLEKEMLPNAEKLSRKIEEMLQY, encoded by the coding sequence ATGGAAAATACACTTCACGAAAAAGTTTCTCAGGATATTTTACTTAAAGCGTACAATCATATGATGCTTGCTAAAGCAATGGCCGACATTTATGAGGAAAACAGAAACATCTGTAAATACGTCCACAGTACTTCAAGAGGCCACGAAGCCATCCAATTAGCAACCGCCTACCAACTCAAAAAGGAAGATTGGGTTTCCCCTTATTACAGAGACGAAAGTATTCTTTTGGGAATTGGGTTTGAACCTTATCAATTGATGCTTCAATTACTGGCTAAAGCTGATGATCCTTTTTCCGGAGGTAGATCCTATTACTCCCATCCTTCCAGCAGGGATGAGAATAAACCAAAAATCATTCACCAAAGTTCTGCAACAGGAATGCAGACCATCCCTACAACCGGTGTTGCTCAGGGAATAAAATATATTCAGGATTTCGAACTCCAACAGTTTGAAAATAATCCTGTTGTGATCTGCAGTCTTGGTGACAACTCTGTAACAGAAGGTGAAGTAAGTGAAGCTTTGCAGTTTGCAGCTTTACATCAACTTCCTATTATTTTCCTTGTTCAGGATAATGAGTGGGGAATCTCTGTAACCAAAGAAGAAGCCAGAACCTGTGATGCTTACGATTTTGTGGCAGGATTCACCGGATTAAGCAGAATGAGAGTTGACGGAACTGATTTCGTGGAAAGTTTCGAAGCTATGAAGAAAGCGGTAGACTTTGTAAGAACAGAGAGAAAACCTTTGGTTGTTTGCGCAAAGACAGTATTGATCGGACACCACACTTCAGGAGTAAGAAGAGAATTCTATAGAGATGAAGAAGATTTAACAAAACATAGAGCCAAAGATCCGGGAGAAATCCTTAGAAAGCACTTATTAGAAACAGGTGTAGACGAAGATCTTTTAAAACAAATTACAAAAAAGACCCGTCTTGAAGCAGAAGAAGCTTTTGAAAAAGCTAAAAACGCTGAAGATCCAAAGCCTGAAACGGTAATGCAGCACGTATTTGCTCCTACTCCAATTACAGAAGAGACAGGAACACGTGAACCTGCCAATGGCGAGAAGATCGTAATGGTAGATGCTGCTATTCATGCTATACAGGAGCTGATGTGGAAGCATCCCGAAGCCCTTCTTTATGGTCAGGATGTAGGAGAAAGAATTGGTGGAGTCTTCCGTGAAACAGTAACTCTTGGAAAGAAGTTCGGAAGCAAAAGAGTTTTCAATACGGCTATTCAGGAAGCATATATTATCGGTTCAACAACCGGGATGAGTGCTGTAGGTCTGAAACCAATCGTTGAAGTTCAGTTTGCTGACTACATCTATCCAGGTATCAACCAATTAATTACAGAAATATCAAAATCAAGCTACTTAAGTGGTGGAAAATTCCCTGTAAGCAATATTATTCGTGTTCCTATCGGAGCTTACGGCGGCGGCGGTCCTTACCACAGTGGAAGCGTTGAAAGTATTCTTGCCAATATTAAAGGAATCAAAATAGCATATCCAAGTAATGCTGCAGACTTCAAAGGTCTTTTAAAAGCGGCTTACTATGACCCGAACCCAGTGGTTATGCTGGAACACAAAGGATTATACTGGAGTAAAGTTCCGGGAACCGAAGATGCTAAAACCATTGAGCCTGCTGAAGATTACGTTTTACCATTCGGAAAAGGAAAAATTATCATAGAAGCTGATCGAGAGGAAACAGAAAAAGGCAGAACGTTATTAGTGGTAACCTACGGAATGGGAGTTTACTGGGCGAAAGAAGCAGCCAAGAACTTTAAAGGAAAAGTAGAAGTAATTGATTTAAGAACTTTAATTCCATTAGATGAAGAACTGGTCTTCGAAAGAGTAAAAGCACATGGAAAATGTATTGTTTTGACCGAAGAGCAGCTTAACAATTCATTTGCAGAAGCATTTGCACACAGAATTTCCAAGAATTGCTTTAAATATCTGGATGCTCCGGTAGAAACCATGGGATCTTTAGATGTACCGGCGGTTCCTATCAATCTGGTATTGGAAAAAGAAATGCTTCCAAATGCTGAAAAGCTTTCCAGGAAGATTGAAGAAATGCTGCAATATTAA
- a CDS encoding Lrp/AsnC family transcriptional regulator produces the protein MELDDIDKKLLLFLQEDCKQTTKELSGKLGLSVTAIYERIKKLENAGVISKYVALLDKSKVQRNFIILCHIKLTQHKKEFVLQFEKEVMNLQEVTECFHVSGDYDYILKIGVKDIEDYRNFMLTKLTTLQHIASTHSSFMISEVKNTTAIIL, from the coding sequence ATGGAACTTGATGATATTGATAAAAAACTACTGCTGTTTTTGCAGGAAGACTGTAAGCAAACTACCAAAGAGCTATCCGGGAAGCTTGGTTTATCGGTTACTGCTATTTATGAACGGATTAAAAAACTTGAAAATGCCGGTGTAATTTCAAAATATGTAGCCTTATTGGATAAAAGTAAGGTTCAGCGTAATTTTATCATTTTGTGTCATATAAAACTAACGCAGCATAAAAAAGAATTTGTTCTGCAGTTTGAAAAAGAAGTGATGAACCTCCAGGAAGTAACGGAATGTTTTCATGTAAGCGGAGACTACGATTATATCCTTAAAATAGGAGTAAAGGATATTGAGGATTATCGGAATTTTATGCTGACGAAACTTACGACGCTTCAGCACATCGCAAGTACGCACAGCTCATTTATGATTTCTGAAGTAAAAAATACAACAGCAATTATTTTGTAA